One region of Catenuloplanes indicus genomic DNA includes:
- a CDS encoding ATP-binding protein, protein MRQDRVTVLQLAMSGLLTALLAIAINVATGGRLPGPFAALAWLAWPIVAVLAVALIALSIRQHRLAGGGQTSHRPAVPAELPPARPIHGRARELAAIRNARARTPVVVITGAPGAGKTALAVRAAHDLRRHYPDGQLYADLRGAGTVVTPDAVLAAFLRALGEPDTAAPLPEITNRFRTVVAGLRLVIVLDDALEEDQILPLLPGGTGSLVLITSRRPLTAGHPVRLGGLGPGDARALLSATAGRARITADPAGTDRIIAACAGLPLAVQLAAARLRDRPAWRPGDLADHLDDDARRLGELKHGDAAVRATFHSAYDGLSGTDRLVFRRAGAHPGTVFGTGAAAALTGLDEATAGDALDRLTDAMLADSPAPGRYRLHDLLRLYARELCDDDAALDRLLDWLTTTAAPGAWRDLELDNALAALGEAVRTGRYEAVSALVERVHPLLDRTGDHVHRLPLWQAGAAAAAALGDDRRRVRALREIAHSHHDLGRLDAALGPAREALDIAERLDDRREIARAARELGEVLRGRHDFGPAEEHLRRALALFEETGTPEEGIEIRSALGTLYNLTGRPGLAVDLISASVGLFDPPFGDPRHAWAVLGLGTSHRMLGDLPRSAGLVRLSATWAATAADDYVLGYCAQELGLIAREERRFAEAEQEFRRMRDLHRRIRHDTGVATAHHHLGVLAHRRGRHRHALSELTVAMDLFARLGNTARLDRSRAARADVLDALGRHAEAAADRAAAR, encoded by the coding sequence GTGCGCCAGGATCGGGTCACCGTGCTGCAGCTCGCCATGTCCGGGTTGCTCACCGCACTGCTCGCGATCGCCATCAACGTCGCCACCGGCGGCCGGCTACCCGGCCCGTTCGCCGCGCTGGCCTGGCTCGCCTGGCCGATCGTCGCCGTGCTCGCGGTCGCGCTCATCGCGCTCTCCATCCGGCAACACCGGCTCGCCGGCGGTGGACAGACGTCGCACCGGCCGGCCGTCCCGGCGGAGCTGCCCCCGGCCCGCCCGATCCACGGCCGGGCCAGGGAACTCGCGGCGATCCGGAACGCACGCGCCCGTACCCCCGTGGTCGTGATCACCGGTGCGCCCGGCGCCGGCAAGACCGCGCTGGCCGTACGCGCCGCCCACGACCTGCGCCGGCATTACCCGGACGGGCAGCTCTACGCGGACCTGCGCGGCGCCGGGACCGTGGTCACACCGGACGCGGTGCTGGCCGCGTTCCTGCGCGCGCTCGGCGAGCCGGACACCGCCGCGCCACTGCCCGAGATCACCAACCGGTTCCGTACCGTCGTGGCGGGTCTGCGGTTGGTGATCGTGCTCGACGACGCGCTGGAGGAAGACCAGATCCTGCCGCTGCTGCCCGGCGGCACCGGAAGCCTGGTGCTGATCACCAGCCGCCGCCCGCTGACCGCCGGCCACCCGGTGCGGCTCGGCGGGCTCGGCCCCGGCGACGCCCGCGCACTGCTGTCCGCCACGGCCGGCCGTGCGCGGATCACCGCCGACCCGGCCGGTACCGACCGGATCATCGCGGCCTGCGCCGGGCTGCCGCTCGCGGTGCAGCTCGCGGCTGCCCGGCTGCGCGACCGTCCGGCCTGGCGCCCGGGCGATCTCGCGGACCACCTGGACGACGACGCCCGGCGGCTCGGCGAACTGAAGCACGGCGACGCGGCGGTGCGCGCCACCTTCCACAGCGCCTACGACGGGCTGTCCGGCACGGACCGGCTGGTGTTCCGCCGGGCCGGCGCCCACCCCGGCACCGTCTTCGGCACCGGCGCGGCGGCAGCACTCACCGGGCTCGACGAGGCCACCGCCGGGGACGCGCTCGACCGGCTCACCGACGCGATGCTCGCGGACAGCCCGGCACCCGGCCGCTACCGGCTGCACGACCTGCTCCGTCTCTACGCCCGGGAGCTGTGCGACGACGACGCGGCCCTCGACCGGCTGCTCGACTGGCTGACCACGACGGCGGCACCGGGGGCATGGCGGGACCTGGAACTGGACAACGCGCTGGCCGCACTCGGCGAAGCGGTGCGCACCGGACGGTACGAGGCCGTGTCTGCGCTGGTGGAGAGGGTGCATCCGCTGCTGGACCGGACCGGCGACCACGTACACCGGCTACCGCTCTGGCAGGCCGGCGCCGCAGCCGCCGCCGCGCTCGGCGACGACCGACGGCGGGTCCGCGCGCTGCGCGAGATCGCGCACTCGCACCACGATCTGGGCCGGCTCGACGCCGCCCTCGGTCCCGCGCGCGAGGCCCTGGACATCGCGGAACGGCTCGATGACCGGCGGGAGATCGCCAGAGCCGCCCGGGAACTCGGTGAGGTACTGCGCGGCCGGCACGACTTCGGGCCGGCGGAGGAACACCTCCGGCGCGCGCTCGCTTTGTTCGAGGAGACCGGAACGCCGGAGGAGGGCATCGAGATCCGGTCGGCTCTCGGCACGCTCTACAACCTCACCGGACGGCCCGGCCTCGCCGTTGACCTGATCTCGGCGTCCGTCGGGCTGTTCGATCCGCCGTTCGGAGACCCCCGCCATGCCTGGGCCGTCCTGGGGCTCGGCACCTCTCACCGTATGCTCGGTGACCTGCCGCGTTCCGCCGGCCTCGTGCGCCTGTCCGCCACCTGGGCCGCGACGGCCGCCGACGACTACGTGCTCGGCTACTGTGCGCAGGAACTCGGGCTGATCGCCCGGGAGGAGCGCCGCTTCGCCGAGGCGGAGCAGGAGTTCCGCCGGATGCGCGACCTGCACCGGCGCATCCGGCACGACACCGGGGTCGCCACCGCCCACCATCACCTTGGCGTCCTCGCCCACCGGCGCGGACGGCACCGGCACGCCCTCAGCGAGCTGACCGTCGCGATGGACCTGTTCGCCAGGCTCGGCAACACCGCCCGCCTCGACCGCAGCCGCGCCGCCCGTGCGGACGTTCTCGACGCGCTCGGCCGGCACGCCGAGGCGGCCGCGGACCGCGCCGCCGCGCGCTGA
- a CDS encoding helix-turn-helix transcriptional regulator translates to MDRRTLADFLRARRAAIRPDVIGPRRRTPGLRREEVARLAGMSADYYVRLEQARGPRPSRQVLTALARALRLTGSERAHLFALVDMAADVPEGPSQDVPVGIVHLIDRLDDTPAFVIDAVHTLLAWNRMAVALLCDPMIWAPEDRNLIWQLFSSPLTDFGDPQVDAHARQCLADLRRAAARYPDSPVVTGLITRLRGTGDGFARRWDGYPVDPPRVTSIKRIPHPVVGDLDLDCQTVDITDRDQRLILYTAVPGSSSHAALRALSDSP, encoded by the coding sequence ATGGACCGCCGTACCCTCGCCGACTTCCTGCGTGCCCGCCGTGCAGCGATCCGGCCGGACGTCATCGGCCCTCGACGGCGGACGCCGGGCCTGCGCCGGGAGGAGGTGGCGCGGCTCGCCGGCATGTCGGCCGACTACTACGTACGGCTGGAGCAGGCGCGCGGTCCGCGGCCGTCGCGGCAGGTGCTGACCGCGCTCGCCCGCGCGCTGCGGCTGACCGGCAGCGAGCGGGCGCACCTGTTCGCACTGGTGGACATGGCGGCGGACGTACCGGAAGGGCCGTCCCAGGACGTACCCGTGGGCATCGTGCATTTGATCGATCGCTTGGACGACACGCCCGCGTTCGTGATCGACGCGGTGCATACGCTGCTGGCCTGGAACCGCATGGCGGTGGCGCTGCTGTGCGACCCGATGATCTGGGCGCCCGAGGACCGGAACCTGATCTGGCAGCTGTTCAGCAGTCCGCTCACCGACTTCGGTGACCCGCAGGTGGACGCGCACGCCCGGCAGTGCCTGGCGGACCTGCGCCGAGCCGCCGCCCGTTACCCGGACAGCCCGGTCGTGACCGGCCTGATCACCCGGCTGCGCGGCACCGGCGACGGGTTCGCGCGGCGGTGGGACGGCTATCCGGTCGACCCGCCGCGCGTCACGTCCATCAAGCGGATCCCGCACCCGGTCGTCGGCGACCTGGACCTGGACTGCCAGACCGTGGACATCACCGACCGCGACCAGCGCCTGATCCTCTACACCGCGGTCCCCGGCAGCTCATCGCACGCGGCACTGCGGGCGCTCAGCGACTCGCCGTGA
- a CDS encoding class I SAM-dependent methyltransferase yields MQSNSGAAFIQRFLKNPAQVGAIAATSPAVSRRLAEPIPETGDPLVVELGPGNGAVTEWILRRLGGRGHLLAIEIDPVFAEMLQRNYPTLDVAVADAGDLAKLLADRGLGTVDAVVSALPWTTFPDEQTRRILRALASSMSPDGVFTTITYTTARMMPPWRRVLAALNDTFETVEPSRAIWANLPPAFVYEARRPRRTV; encoded by the coding sequence ATGCAGTCGAACTCCGGTGCGGCCTTCATCCAGCGCTTCCTCAAGAACCCCGCCCAGGTGGGTGCGATCGCCGCGACGTCGCCGGCGGTGAGCCGCCGGCTGGCCGAGCCGATCCCGGAGACCGGCGACCCGCTCGTGGTCGAGCTCGGTCCGGGCAACGGCGCGGTCACCGAGTGGATCCTGCGGCGGCTCGGCGGTCGCGGGCACCTGCTGGCGATCGAGATCGACCCGGTCTTCGCGGAGATGCTCCAGCGCAACTACCCGACGCTGGACGTGGCCGTCGCGGACGCCGGTGACCTGGCGAAGCTGCTGGCCGACCGCGGCCTCGGCACGGTCGACGCGGTGGTCAGCGCGCTGCCGTGGACCACGTTCCCGGACGAGCAGACCCGGCGGATACTCCGCGCGCTCGCCTCGTCGATGAGCCCGGACGGGGTGTTCACCACGATCACGTACACGACCGCGCGGATGATGCCGCCGTGGCGCCGGGTGCTGGCCGCGCTGAACGACACGTTCGAGACGGTCGAGCCGAGCCGGGCGATCTGGGCGAACCTGCCACCAGCCTTCGTCTACG
- a CDS encoding FAD-dependent oxidoreductase — MTQRVGIVGAGIGGLTLAHALTRRGVDCVVYDRDAGPADTAGYRLHLTEDAFAVLAAVLPESSVRALRACGAGASSFRRFTVLDHRGRPRLRIPITHDREILMIGRRPLRTVLARGLDSKIRWGTPVTGFDVAGDSVTLSTGDEVSLLVAADGTGSRIAARWVGRPTAVRSGIIGIAGRSRLPQRIPPDLRHGLAFMLGPGGIGAFLALHDHAGDDPAAEDPYLVWSVAAPLTSAGPDLTELVHRLTARWTPDFHTLVDRAEPGSVAAFPFYFPAALQPWPPGPVTLLGDAIHPMPPTAGAGAGTAILDAAHLAHDLATGDLPAYQPRLLTYAPPAVDEARPALRWQRRLAGPLLYRAAIHLAFPMADTFVRMRTTIRRRPRRGHVPA, encoded by the coding sequence ATGACGCAGCGCGTGGGCATCGTCGGGGCCGGCATCGGCGGGCTGACGCTCGCGCACGCGCTGACCCGCCGGGGCGTCGACTGCGTCGTCTACGACCGCGACGCCGGCCCGGCCGACACCGCCGGATACCGGCTGCACCTGACCGAGGACGCGTTCGCCGTGCTCGCGGCCGTGCTGCCGGAGTCCTCCGTGCGCGCGCTGCGTGCCTGTGGTGCCGGCGCGTCCTCGTTCCGCCGGTTCACCGTGCTCGATCACCGGGGCCGGCCGCGCCTGCGAATCCCGATCACCCACGACCGGGAGATCCTGATGATCGGCCGCCGCCCGCTGCGGACCGTCCTCGCCCGCGGTCTCGACTCCAAGATCCGCTGGGGTACGCCGGTAACCGGCTTCGACGTCGCCGGTGACTCGGTCACGCTGTCCACCGGCGACGAGGTGAGCCTGCTGGTCGCCGCGGACGGCACCGGATCGCGGATCGCCGCCCGGTGGGTGGGCCGCCCCACCGCGGTCCGCTCCGGCATCATCGGCATCGCCGGCCGCTCCCGGCTGCCGCAGCGCATCCCGCCCGACCTCCGGCACGGCCTCGCCTTCATGCTCGGCCCCGGCGGCATCGGCGCGTTCCTCGCGCTGCACGACCACGCCGGTGACGACCCGGCCGCCGAGGACCCCTACCTGGTGTGGTCGGTGGCGGCGCCGCTCACCTCGGCCGGCCCTGACCTCACGGAGCTGGTGCACCGACTGACCGCCCGCTGGACCCCCGACTTCCACACGCTGGTCGACCGCGCCGAGCCGGGCAGCGTCGCCGCGTTCCCGTTCTACTTCCCCGCGGCGCTGCAGCCCTGGCCGCCCGGCCCGGTCACGCTGCTCGGCGACGCCATCCACCCGATGCCGCCGACCGCCGGCGCCGGCGCCGGCACCGCCATCCTGGACGCCGCTCACCTCGCCCACGATCTCGCCACCGGCGACCTTCCCGCCTACCAGCCTCGCCTGCTCACCTACGCCCCACCCGCCGTCGACGAGGCCCGCCCCGCCCTCCGCTGGCAACGCCGCCTGGCCGGCCCACTGCTCTACCGCGCGGCGATCCACCTGGCATTTCCGATGGCGGACACGTTCGTCCGAATGCGAACGACAATTCGCCGGCGGCCGAGGCGAGGCCACGTACCGGCCTGA
- a CDS encoding DUF6174 domain-containing protein translates to MLMRVTVMRWWPGLVVVLLAAGCASGGGSASAPVVPSPGSSAAQPRWAEPESYRFVLTTGCTRGFVDARYDVRVEGGRVVSATGLNEAAAAHPDVPVPTLGELDVWMRQATGDERREWDPADGHPVTFGFEPDAMAIDAGRCYAVSGYRAVQ, encoded by the coding sequence ATGCTGATGCGGGTGACGGTGATGCGCTGGTGGCCGGGGCTGGTCGTGGTACTGCTGGCGGCCGGGTGTGCGAGCGGCGGCGGATCGGCATCGGCGCCGGTCGTACCGTCGCCGGGATCTTCCGCGGCACAGCCGCGGTGGGCGGAGCCGGAGAGCTATCGGTTCGTGCTGACCACGGGATGCACCCGCGGTTTCGTCGACGCGCGTTATGACGTGCGGGTCGAGGGCGGCCGGGTGGTCTCCGCGACCGGCCTGAACGAAGCCGCGGCCGCACACCCGGACGTCCCCGTGCCGACGCTGGGCGAGCTGGACGTGTGGATGCGGCAGGCGACCGGCGACGAGCGGCGCGAGTGGGACCCGGCGGACGGGCACCCGGTCACGTTCGGCTTCGAGCCGGACGCGATGGCGATCGACGCGGGTCGCTGCTACGCGGTGTCGGGCTACCGTGCCGTTCAGTAG
- a CDS encoding alpha/beta fold hydrolase: MLVPVLAGIAVIAAVVAYALRDPAPVGYFVSAAAADRFTGAYREAMAGMPAPDRTADIRTGYGVVRVYHFTGADPAAVPLLLLPGRASASPVWAGNLPSLLRQRGVYTVDLLGEPGMSVQQRPVATTADHARWLHEVLLALPEPRIHLCGLSFGGWTAMNLAVHHPEKIASVILLDPILVFGDLSFGVVLRSIPVAFRWAPRAWRDGFASWTANGAPVEDEPVARMIEAGLQAYTVKLSAPVRPSDDQVRGVAAPVLLLLAGKSRVHDAAAAADTARRLLPAATVKIYPEASHAINGEHPAEIAADIAAFLP, from the coding sequence GTGCTCGTTCCCGTCCTCGCCGGCATCGCGGTGATCGCGGCCGTGGTCGCCTACGCGCTGCGCGACCCGGCGCCGGTCGGCTACTTCGTCTCCGCGGCGGCGGCCGACCGCTTCACCGGTGCCTACCGCGAGGCGATGGCCGGCATGCCCGCGCCGGACCGGACCGCCGACATCCGCACCGGGTACGGCGTGGTCCGCGTCTACCACTTCACCGGCGCTGACCCGGCCGCCGTGCCGCTGCTGCTCCTGCCCGGCCGTGCGTCCGCGTCCCCGGTCTGGGCCGGCAACCTGCCGTCCCTGCTGCGGCAGCGCGGTGTCTACACCGTCGACCTGCTCGGCGAGCCCGGCATGAGCGTCCAGCAGCGGCCGGTCGCCACCACCGCCGACCACGCACGCTGGCTGCACGAGGTGCTGCTCGCGCTGCCCGAGCCACGAATCCACCTGTGCGGCCTGTCGTTCGGCGGGTGGACCGCGATGAACCTTGCCGTTCACCACCCGGAGAAGATCGCGAGCGTCATCCTGCTCGACCCGATCCTGGTCTTCGGCGATCTGTCGTTCGGCGTGGTGCTGCGCTCGATCCCGGTCGCGTTCCGGTGGGCGCCGCGCGCCTGGCGGGACGGCTTCGCCAGCTGGACCGCGAACGGCGCGCCGGTCGAGGACGAGCCGGTCGCCCGCATGATCGAGGCGGGCTTGCAGGCCTACACGGTCAAGCTGTCCGCCCCGGTCCGCCCGTCCGACGACCAGGTGCGCGGCGTCGCCGCACCGGTGCTGCTGCTGTTGGCCGGGAAGTCCCGCGTGCACGACGCGGCCGCCGCGGCGGACACCGCCCGGCGCCTGCTCCCGGCCGCCACCGTCAAGATCTACCCGGAGGCGTCACACGCGATCAACGGTGAACACCCGGCCGAGATCGCCGCCGACATCGCGGCCTTCCTGCCCTGA
- a CDS encoding Rieske (2Fe-2S) protein gives MVLQRLLERVEKTGELDRAGDPLQRGVRATLPRRLKDLLHGVGLGHPLHPVAVQLPVGAWMSTAVLDALPGTERAATILVGVGTAAALPAAAAGVTDWSEQSREQRRVGLVHAGANMIALGFYAGSFAARLSGNHRLGRTLAYTGLAAAGLGAYVGGHLSFRQAAAVNQAEPYLRQIDDGWHDVYGWDELTENRPEVARIGEVPVLITRVGDKVTVMMERCAHQTGPLGDGEITEIGGAACVVCPWHGSTFRLADGAVVRGPSANDQPLLRSRVVDGRVQAALP, from the coding sequence ATGGTGCTGCAGAGACTGCTGGAACGCGTCGAGAAGACCGGGGAGCTGGACCGCGCGGGTGATCCGCTGCAGCGCGGCGTCCGGGCCACGCTGCCGCGGCGGCTCAAGGATCTGCTGCACGGCGTCGGGCTCGGGCATCCGCTGCACCCGGTCGCCGTGCAGCTGCCGGTCGGAGCCTGGATGAGCACGGCCGTGCTGGACGCGTTGCCCGGCACCGAGCGCGCCGCGACGATCCTGGTCGGCGTGGGCACGGCCGCCGCGCTCCCGGCCGCGGCCGCCGGCGTCACCGACTGGTCCGAGCAGTCCCGGGAACAGCGCCGCGTCGGCCTGGTGCACGCGGGCGCGAACATGATCGCGCTCGGCTTCTACGCCGGCTCGTTCGCCGCGCGACTGTCCGGCAATCACCGGCTCGGGCGCACGCTCGCGTACACCGGCCTGGCCGCGGCCGGCCTCGGCGCCTACGTCGGCGGGCACCTGAGCTTCCGCCAGGCCGCCGCCGTCAACCAGGCCGAGCCGTACCTCCGGCAGATCGACGACGGTTGGCACGACGTCTACGGCTGGGACGAGCTGACCGAGAACCGCCCCGAGGTCGCCCGGATCGGCGAGGTCCCGGTCCTGATCACACGCGTCGGCGACAAGGTCACCGTGATGATGGAGCGCTGCGCCCACCAGACGGGCCCCCTCGGCGACGGCGAGATCACCGAGATCGGCGGTGCCGCGTGCGTGGTCTGCCCCTGGCACGGCAGCACATTCCGCCTCGCCGACGGCGCCGTGGTCCGCGGCCCCTCCGCCAACGACCAGCCCCTGCTGCGCTCCCGCGTGGTCGACGGCCGGGTCCAGGCCGCGCTGCCATAG
- a CDS encoding metallophosphoesterase family protein — protein sequence MRLVLLADTHVPKRAKDLPPEVWAAVDAADVVLHAGDWVDVPLLNALEGRSRRLIACYGNNDGAALRARLPEVARAELDGVRFAVVHETGDAKGREARCAAAYPDVDVLVFGHSHIPWDTTAPGGLRLLNPGSPTDRRRQPFRTFMTAVIDTGMLGDVELHNL from the coding sequence ATGCGTCTGGTGCTGCTGGCGGACACGCACGTGCCGAAGCGGGCCAAGGATCTGCCGCCCGAGGTGTGGGCGGCGGTGGACGCGGCGGATGTGGTGCTGCACGCGGGTGACTGGGTGGACGTGCCGCTGCTGAACGCGCTGGAAGGGCGGTCGCGGCGGCTGATCGCGTGCTACGGCAACAACGACGGCGCGGCGCTGCGGGCCCGGCTGCCCGAGGTCGCGCGGGCCGAGCTGGACGGCGTGCGGTTTGCGGTGGTGCACGAGACCGGGGACGCGAAAGGCCGCGAGGCACGGTGCGCGGCCGCGTATCCGGACGTGGACGTGCTGGTCTTCGGGCATTCGCACATCCCGTGGGACACGACCGCGCCGGGTGGGCTGCGGCTGCTCAACCCGGGTAGCCCGACGGACCGGCGCCGGCAGCCGTTCCGCACGTTCATGACCGCGGTGATCGACACCGGCATGCTCGGTGACGTGGAGCTGCACAACCTCTAA
- a CDS encoding NADPH-dependent FMN reductase, translating into MSIAVVAGNPKPKSRTLAAGVLLAETLTGSAPDLVIDVIDLGPGLLSWGDPGVADAVAAVVKSDIVVFASPTFKATYTGILKLFLDQIPADGLAGVHALPLMLGAGPGHALAPELLLKPVLAELGAITAARGLYLVDKTFAEDPQLPAYADRVRPLLPIPQGA; encoded by the coding sequence GTGAGTATCGCTGTCGTCGCGGGGAATCCGAAGCCGAAGTCCCGCACCCTCGCCGCCGGAGTCCTCCTCGCCGAGACGCTTACCGGCAGCGCACCCGATCTGGTCATCGACGTGATCGATCTCGGTCCAGGCCTGCTCTCCTGGGGTGATCCGGGCGTGGCGGACGCGGTCGCCGCCGTGGTCAAGTCCGACATCGTGGTCTTCGCGAGCCCGACGTTCAAGGCCACGTACACCGGGATCCTCAAGCTTTTCCTCGACCAGATCCCGGCGGACGGACTGGCCGGCGTGCACGCGCTACCGCTGATGCTCGGCGCCGGGCCCGGCCACGCGCTCGCGCCGGAACTGCTGCTCAAGCCGGTCCTGGCCGAGCTCGGCGCGATCACCGCGGCCCGCGGTCTCTACCTGGTCGACAAGACGTTCGCCGAAGACCCGCAACTCCCCGCGTACGCGGACCGGGTCCGGCCGCTGCTGCCGATACCCCAGGGAGCGTGA
- a CDS encoding SDR family NAD(P)-dependent oxidoreductase, with translation MDDARIALITGANKGIGLETARGLAEAGMTVLLGARDAGRGAAAATAAGAVAVLLDVTDAASVTAAANRVEDEYGRLDVLVNNAGVLTGWGRPADLTAEDLRAAYEVNVFGVVTVTRAFLPLLRRSPAGRIVNVSSGLGSLTLLSAPGAGIPVMSYSSSKAALNGLTLAYAADLRDTPITVVAADPGLCATDLNHHTGTRSATDGAAVVVRAVRSGSTARFLGADGEVPW, from the coding sequence ATGGATGACGCACGGATCGCCCTGATCACCGGGGCCAACAAGGGAATCGGTCTTGAGACGGCACGCGGCCTCGCCGAGGCCGGGATGACGGTGCTGCTCGGCGCGCGGGACGCCGGCCGGGGCGCGGCCGCGGCGACGGCGGCCGGCGCGGTGGCGGTGCTGCTGGACGTCACCGACGCGGCGTCGGTGACCGCTGCGGCGAACCGGGTCGAGGACGAGTACGGCCGCCTGGACGTGCTGGTCAACAACGCGGGCGTGCTGACCGGCTGGGGCCGTCCGGCCGACCTGACGGCCGAGGACCTGCGGGCCGCGTACGAGGTGAACGTCTTCGGTGTGGTGACGGTGACCCGCGCGTTCCTGCCGCTGCTGCGCCGCTCCCCGGCCGGCCGGATCGTGAACGTGTCCAGCGGCCTCGGCTCGCTCACGCTGCTGTCCGCGCCGGGCGCCGGGATCCCGGTGATGTCCTACAGCTCGTCCAAGGCCGCGCTGAACGGCCTGACCCTGGCATACGCGGCCGACCTGCGCGACACCCCGATCACGGTCGTCGCCGCCGACCCGGGCCTCTGCGCCACCGACCTGAACCACCACACCGGCACCCGCAGCGCCACGGACGGCGCGGCCGTGGTGGTCCGCGCGGTCCGGTCCGGTTCCACCGCCCGCTTCCTCGGCGCGGACGGCGAGGTGCCCTGGTAG
- a CDS encoding TetR/AcrR family transcriptional regulator, translated as MPAKNASKPLTLTEQARRAQLIGVAIDAVAAHGYAGTSLARIAEAAGISKAAVLYHFPSKDAVVQAAYATVLESLIAHVGAAVEPHTGGDAVEAYIRALVGYLRLHPGHTRMIIESLVAETAPPAGPNRHETVAALLTAAAEAGDYRRGIDPGLVAVIVNGAIDAIVSTGLSDPGFDTAQAADELIRMLSRTFR; from the coding sequence GTGCCAGCCAAGAACGCCAGCAAGCCGCTCACCCTCACCGAGCAGGCACGACGCGCACAGTTGATCGGTGTCGCCATCGACGCGGTGGCCGCGCACGGCTACGCCGGGACGTCACTGGCCCGGATCGCCGAGGCGGCCGGCATCTCCAAGGCCGCGGTGCTCTACCACTTCCCGTCCAAGGACGCGGTGGTCCAGGCGGCCTACGCGACGGTGCTGGAGTCACTGATCGCGCACGTCGGCGCCGCGGTCGAGCCGCACACCGGCGGGGACGCGGTCGAGGCCTACATCCGCGCCCTGGTCGGCTACCTGCGCCTGCACCCGGGCCACACCCGCATGATCATCGAGTCGCTGGTCGCGGAGACGGCTCCGCCGGCCGGCCCGAACCGGCACGAGACCGTGGCCGCGCTGCTCACCGCCGCCGCGGAGGCCGGCGACTACCGGCGCGGCATCGACCCGGGGCTCGTGGCCGTGATCGTCAACGGCGCCATCGACGCGATCGTCTCCACCGGCCTGTCCGACCCCGGCTTCGACACCGCCCAGGCCGCGGACGAACTGATCCGCATGCTGAGCCGCACGTTCCGTTAG
- a CDS encoding DUF6928 family protein gives MGVKTALLAIGDADLRTALRAAPRPVDDAEEVVRGLLPARHVTRIGDDTLAGRLCPPDDVTYAAALRGAVLLCDRRFALDRPSRLPAHVLRAGADRRITLHTMDAAAGRFAYGVWEHGALVRSLSLSGTRVLEDIGDRYSFELTPAADPAALGEAALRAFFGFVLTAPARPADVDATTVRVHGFQVEDPLFREQAARQAMLARVSAGAYRRPFATTIADTLRPASLADLRS, from the coding sequence ATGGGCGTGAAGACGGCGCTGCTGGCGATCGGGGACGCGGACCTGCGCACGGCACTGCGTGCCGCACCCCGTCCGGTGGACGACGCGGAGGAAGTGGTCCGCGGTCTGCTGCCCGCGCGCCACGTCACCCGGATCGGCGACGACACGCTGGCCGGCCGGCTCTGCCCACCGGACGACGTCACGTACGCGGCCGCGCTGCGCGGTGCCGTGCTGCTCTGCGACCGCCGGTTCGCGCTCGACCGGCCGTCCCGGCTCCCCGCGCACGTGCTCCGGGCCGGCGCCGACCGCCGGATCACGCTGCACACCATGGACGCGGCCGCCGGCCGGTTCGCCTACGGGGTGTGGGAGCACGGCGCGCTGGTGCGGTCGCTGAGCCTGTCCGGCACCCGCGTGCTGGAGGACATCGGCGACCGGTACAGCTTCGAGCTCACCCCCGCCGCCGACCCGGCCGCACTCGGCGAGGCCGCGCTGCGCGCGTTCTTCGGCTTCGTCCTCACCGCCCCGGCCCGTCCCGCCGACGTCGACGCCACCACCGTCCGCGTCCACGGCTTCCAGGTCGAGGACCCGCTGTTCCGCGAACAGGCCGCCCGCCAGGCGATGCTTGCCCGGGTCAGCGCCGGCGCCTACCGCCGCCCGTTCGCCACCACCATCGCCGACACCCTCCGCCCCGCCTCCCTCGCCGACCTCCGGTCCTGA